A genomic window from Streptomyces sp. MST-110588 includes:
- a CDS encoding ABC transporter ATP-binding protein, translating to MHIRDLPHADPGVPDVRSGGRFLLWLYGRQLGGQTKALLWGLVHTGAVACFPLPLGVAVQAVVDRSGGGLLLAGGLMVLLGALVAVGDVMLHRAAVTNWITSVARVQQLLARKATELGSAMTRRVAAGEIVAVSTGDLEKIGWFVEAVSRFGAAALTSVGVCVALLVLQPALGVVVAIGVPVLALAVLPLLPPATRRADEQREKAGRATELASDTVAGLRVLRGIGGEELFLGRYRRASQEVRKAAVRSARMWSLISAVQVALPGLLLIAVVWYGTRLALDGRIAVGELVTVYSAVTFLLYPLRHFEEIAMAYSFSRPSAKRAARVLALSRPADGRVPGRPLTGELHDPLSGLRAPAGRLTAVACTDPDAAGRLADRLGGHGADAAQGTPSVVLGGTPLDEVPREDARRAVLVQDKDPVLLSGTLAELLDVPSSGAVRPQEALAAAQCSDVLAALAQASVDDSGDPMRTRITERGRSLSGGQRQRLALARSLVADPEVLVLDEPTSAVDAHTEARIADGLRSIRAGRTTVVFTTSPLLLDRAERVVFLDDGRVAGVATHHELLRTHPEYRAVVTRETEDEDGGLGEGAFGDGGLVDGGAPEGGSEAAGGGAAVGRSKHGGPRAGAGDASPPTGVRTRDRPRTAHERAALDALDQIEETA from the coding sequence ATGCACATTCGCGACCTACCGCATGCCGATCCCGGTGTCCCCGACGTCCGTTCGGGAGGCAGATTCCTCCTCTGGCTGTACGGCCGACAGCTCGGCGGGCAGACCAAGGCACTCTTATGGGGCCTGGTGCACACCGGTGCCGTCGCCTGCTTCCCGCTGCCCCTGGGTGTGGCGGTGCAGGCCGTCGTGGACCGGTCCGGCGGCGGACTGCTGCTCGCCGGCGGACTGATGGTGCTGCTGGGGGCATTGGTGGCCGTCGGCGACGTGATGCTGCACCGCGCCGCCGTTACCAACTGGATCACCTCCGTCGCCCGCGTACAGCAGCTTCTCGCCCGCAAGGCCACGGAATTGGGGTCGGCCATGACGCGACGGGTCGCGGCCGGGGAGATCGTCGCGGTCAGCACCGGCGACCTGGAGAAGATCGGCTGGTTCGTCGAGGCGGTCTCCCGGTTCGGTGCGGCGGCGCTGACGTCGGTCGGGGTGTGCGTGGCCCTGCTGGTCCTCCAGCCCGCGCTGGGTGTGGTGGTGGCCATCGGCGTACCCGTACTGGCACTGGCCGTACTGCCGCTGCTGCCGCCCGCCACCCGGCGCGCGGACGAGCAGCGCGAGAAGGCCGGGCGGGCCACCGAACTGGCCTCCGACACCGTCGCCGGACTGCGGGTGCTGCGTGGCATCGGCGGTGAGGAGCTCTTCCTCGGCCGCTACCGGCGAGCCTCCCAGGAGGTGCGCAAGGCCGCCGTACGCAGCGCCCGGATGTGGTCGCTGATCTCGGCGGTCCAGGTCGCCCTGCCGGGACTGCTGCTGATCGCGGTGGTCTGGTACGGCACCCGGCTGGCCCTGGACGGCCGGATCGCGGTCGGCGAACTGGTCACCGTCTACAGCGCGGTCACCTTCCTGCTGTACCCGCTGCGGCACTTCGAGGAGATCGCCATGGCCTACTCCTTCTCCCGGCCCTCGGCCAAGCGCGCCGCACGGGTCCTGGCGCTGAGTCGGCCGGCCGACGGCCGTGTGCCCGGCCGGCCGCTCACCGGTGAGCTGCACGATCCGCTCAGTGGTCTGCGTGCACCGGCCGGCCGACTGACGGCCGTGGCCTGCACGGACCCCGACGCGGCCGGCCGGCTCGCCGACCGGCTCGGCGGCCACGGCGCCGACGCCGCGCAGGGGACGCCGTCCGTGGTGCTCGGCGGCACGCCCCTGGACGAGGTGCCGCGCGAGGACGCCCGTAGGGCCGTACTCGTCCAGGACAAGGACCCCGTCCTGCTCTCCGGCACGCTGGCCGAACTCCTGGACGTCCCCTCCTCGGGGGCCGTCCGCCCGCAGGAGGCCCTGGCGGCGGCCCAGTGCTCCGATGTGCTGGCCGCGCTGGCGCAGGCGTCGGTGGACGATTCGGGCGATCCGATGCGTACGCGGATCACCGAACGCGGGCGGTCGCTGTCCGGCGGCCAGCGTCAGCGGCTGGCCCTGGCCCGGTCGCTGGTCGCCGACCCGGAGGTACTGGTGCTGGACGAGCCGACCAGCGCCGTGGACGCGCACACCGAGGCACGGATCGCGGACGGGCTGCGCTCGATCAGGGCGGGCCGTACGACCGTGGTGTTCACCACCAGCCCGCTGCTGCTGGACCGCGCCGAGCGGGTGGTCTTCCTCGACGACGGCCGGGTGGCGGGCGTCGCCACCCATCACGAGCTGCTGCGTACGCACCCGGAGTACCGGGCCGTGGTCACCCGCGAAACCGAGGACGAGGACGGCGGACTCGGGGAGGGCGCATTCGGGGACGGCGGACTCGTGGACGGCGGCGCGCCCGAGGGCGGGAGCGAGGCCGCAGGCGGGGGCGCGGCCGTGGGCAGGAGCAAGCACGGCGGCCCCCGGGCCGGGGCCGGGGACGCGAGCCCGCCCACCGGAGTCCGGACCCGGGACCGGCCCCGGACCGCACACGAGCGCGCCGCCCTGGACGCGCTGGACCAGATCGAGGAGACGGCATGA
- a CDS encoding oxygenase MpaB family protein, translating into MRRYDWLRQIQRLDPEKDFLRIYRITATYEFPWDMTRALELALYRTYAVPSIGRLLDRTAEFTNRPQKRYDDTALLMDAVVEHGFEAEGGRTAIRRINQMHRSYDISNEDMRYVLCTFAVMPKRWLDQYGWRRLCEQEKRASAVYYRTLGKHMGIKDSPQTFQDFERCLDDYEREHFAWDEGGRRVSDATLDLMAGWYGPLAPLVRGASMALLDDSLLEAFRYERPKPAVQAAVRGTLRLRARAVRLMPPRRTPHYARQNPEIKGYPHGYRIADLGTFPKSRPAAGCPVAHGERVSEPDQA; encoded by the coding sequence GTGAGGCGTTACGACTGGCTGCGGCAGATTCAGCGGCTCGATCCGGAGAAGGACTTCCTGCGGATCTACCGCATCACGGCGACGTACGAGTTCCCGTGGGACATGACCAGGGCCCTGGAACTGGCGCTGTACCGCACGTACGCGGTGCCCAGCATCGGCCGGCTCCTTGACCGGACCGCCGAGTTCACCAACCGCCCGCAAAAGCGCTACGACGACACCGCGCTGCTTATGGACGCGGTGGTGGAGCACGGCTTCGAGGCCGAGGGCGGTCGGACCGCCATCCGCCGTATCAACCAGATGCACCGCAGCTACGACATCAGTAATGAAGACATGCGGTACGTCCTGTGCACCTTCGCGGTGATGCCCAAGCGCTGGCTCGACCAGTACGGCTGGCGGCGGCTGTGCGAGCAGGAAAAACGCGCGTCGGCCGTCTACTACCGCACTCTGGGCAAGCACATGGGCATCAAGGACAGCCCGCAGACCTTCCAGGACTTCGAACGCTGTCTGGACGACTACGAGCGGGAGCACTTCGCCTGGGACGAGGGCGGCCGACGGGTGTCGGACGCCACCCTCGACCTGATGGCGGGCTGGTACGGGCCGCTCGCCCCCCTGGTCCGCGGCGCGAGCATGGCGCTGCTGGACGACTCGCTGCTGGAGGCGTTCCGTTACGAGCGTCCCAAGCCGGCCGTCCAGGCGGCGGTGCGCGGCACGCTCCGGCTGCGGGCCAGGGCCGTACGCCTCATGCCGCCGCGCCGCACCCCGCACTACGCCCGTCAGAACCCGGAGATCAAGGGCTACCCCCACGGCTACCGCATCGCTGACCTGGGAACTTTCCCCAAGTCCCGCCCCGCGGCCGGATGCCCTGTCGCCCATGGGGAGCGGGTCTCCGAGCCGGACCAGGCGTAG
- a CDS encoding TnsA-like heteromeric transposase endonuclease subunit: MCWDVRFAYAEPVRPFRWPKGGESFAGWYLCATTGGHIGYESCPEPDRLILLDADPPVRDIASQPFRLHWHDGTRRRRHAPAYFVRMADGRGGWSTSGPRAVLTTRQPKRSRPRRGPAGRWTGSSNGQEFLIRC; the protein is encoded by the coding sequence ATGTGCTGGGATGTACGTTTCGCGTACGCGGAGCCGGTGCGTCCGTTCCGTTGGCCCAAAGGCGGGGAGAGCTTCGCGGGCTGGTATCTCTGCGCCACGACCGGCGGGCACATCGGCTACGAGTCGTGCCCAGAGCCGGACCGGCTGATTCTTCTGGATGCCGATCCGCCGGTCAGGGATATCGCCTCGCAGCCGTTCCGGCTGCACTGGCATGACGGCACTCGACGGCGGCGGCACGCGCCGGCCTACTTCGTACGCATGGCGGACGGCCGCGGGGGGTGGTCGACGTCCGGGCCACGGGCCGTGCTGACAACGCGGCAGCCGAAGCGTTCGCGGCCACGGCGAGGGCCTGCCGGACGGTGGACCGGGAGTTCAAACGGGCAGGAATTCCTGATCCGGTGCTGA
- a CDS encoding roadblock/LC7 domain-containing protein, whose translation MALSSELDWLLEDLTRRTERVRHALVLSNDGLVTGASEALAREDAEHLAAVASGLHSLAKGTGRQFKAGRVRQTIVEFDDAVLFVTAAGDGSCLCVLAGADADLGHIAYEMTLLVNRVGEHLGVMARQP comes from the coding sequence ATGGCACTGAGCAGCGAACTGGACTGGCTGCTGGAGGATCTGACCAGGCGGACGGAACGGGTACGGCACGCCCTCGTGCTGTCCAACGACGGACTCGTGACGGGGGCGAGCGAGGCACTGGCGCGGGAGGACGCCGAGCACTTGGCCGCGGTCGCCTCGGGCCTGCACAGCCTCGCCAAGGGGACCGGCCGCCAGTTCAAGGCCGGGCGGGTGCGTCAGACGATCGTGGAATTCGATGACGCGGTGCTGTTCGTGACGGCGGCGGGCGACGGCAGTTGCCTGTGCGTGCTGGCAGGCGCGGACGCCGACCTGGGACATATCGCTTACGAAATGACGCTGCTCGTCAACCGTGTGGGTGAGCATCTGGGCGTCATGGCGCGACAGCCCTGA
- a CDS encoding DUF6397 family protein, with protein MAVMCDGRQALAMSRAAQELELKSGELELARQLGEVRTVPAGPAPGPGWNGLPRRRAVPAEEVERLRAEEGFPDALRGRIRTVGSAGAAELIGVGPTRFLRLAKAGCFAPVRFYVNRYSAVVWLYLAAELTGFAEREPGLLRENTPAAMRVMLDAGGDWRGRQWRGRRVSRLMEEAEDRWESAAVIAAVLPPEEVASVVEDPSERSLLRQLKPVLATVGTTTPAAREAADRVLIAQEFDEVMWYRVSLSRALEGARAQGPARRRQPSDAYRGGQPPSFRNSPSWTTDTRSLPSRS; from the coding sequence ATGGCAGTGATGTGTGACGGGCGGCAGGCGCTCGCGATGAGCCGGGCGGCTCAGGAACTGGAGCTCAAGAGCGGGGAGTTGGAACTCGCCCGGCAGCTCGGAGAGGTACGTACGGTCCCGGCGGGCCCTGCCCCGGGACCCGGGTGGAACGGCTTGCCCAGGCGCCGGGCGGTGCCGGCCGAGGAAGTCGAGAGACTACGGGCCGAGGAGGGGTTCCCGGACGCGCTGCGCGGGCGGATCCGGACGGTCGGCTCGGCCGGCGCGGCCGAACTGATCGGGGTCGGCCCCACCCGGTTCCTCCGTCTGGCCAAAGCCGGCTGCTTCGCGCCCGTCAGGTTCTACGTGAACCGCTACAGCGCCGTGGTGTGGCTCTACCTCGCGGCGGAGCTGACCGGCTTCGCCGAGCGCGAGCCGGGACTGCTGCGGGAGAACACCCCCGCAGCGATGCGGGTGATGCTCGACGCGGGAGGGGACTGGCGCGGACGGCAGTGGCGTGGCCGGCGGGTCTCCCGGCTGATGGAGGAGGCGGAGGACCGCTGGGAGTCGGCGGCTGTGATTGCCGCCGTACTGCCCCCGGAGGAGGTGGCCTCAGTGGTGGAGGACCCCTCGGAGCGCTCCCTGCTGCGGCAGCTCAAGCCCGTCCTGGCCACCGTCGGCACCACGACCCCCGCCGCGCGGGAGGCGGCCGACCGCGTACTTATCGCGCAGGAGTTCGACGAGGTGATGTGGTACCGCGTCAGCCTCTCCCGGGCCCTGGAAGGCGCCCGGGCCCAGGGACCCGCGCGCCGCAGGCAACCGTCCGACGCGTACCGCGGCGGTCAGCCGCCCAGCTTCCGGAACAGCCCCTCCTGGACGACCGACACCAGGAGCCTGCCCTCAAGGTCGTAG
- a CDS encoding metal-dependent hydrolase yields the protein MMGPAHSLSGAAAWLGVGAATAAAGHPMPWPVLVVGALICAGAALAPDLDHKSATISRAFGPMSRTLCEVVDKLSYAVYKATKARGDARRSGGHRTLTHTWLWAVLVGGGMSLLAVQGGRWAVLAILFVHMVLAIEGLLWRAARVSSDILVWLLGAASAWILAGILDQPGNGSHWLFTEPGQQYLWLGLPIVLGALVHDIGDALTVSGCPILWPIPIGRKRWYPIGPPKPMRFRAGSWVEIKVLMPAFMLLGAIGGLGALNYI from the coding sequence ATGATGGGACCGGCGCACTCGCTGTCCGGGGCCGCGGCCTGGCTGGGGGTGGGCGCGGCCACGGCCGCCGCCGGGCACCCGATGCCCTGGCCGGTGCTTGTCGTCGGCGCCCTGATCTGCGCCGGCGCGGCCCTCGCCCCCGACCTGGACCACAAGTCGGCCACCATCTCGCGAGCCTTCGGCCCGATGTCGCGGACCCTGTGCGAGGTCGTCGACAAGCTCTCCTACGCGGTCTACAAGGCCACCAAGGCGCGCGGCGACGCCCGCCGCTCGGGCGGCCACCGCACCCTGACCCACACCTGGCTGTGGGCGGTGCTCGTCGGCGGCGGGATGTCCCTGCTGGCCGTGCAGGGCGGTCGCTGGGCGGTGCTGGCCATCCTCTTCGTCCACATGGTCCTCGCCATCGAGGGCCTGCTGTGGCGGGCCGCCCGGGTCTCCAGCGACATACTGGTGTGGCTGCTGGGAGCCGCTTCGGCCTGGATCCTGGCCGGAATACTGGACCAGCCGGGGAACGGCTCGCACTGGCTGTTCACCGAGCCGGGCCAGCAGTACCTGTGGCTGGGCCTGCCGATCGTGCTCGGCGCGCTGGTGCACGACATTGGCGACGCCCTGACCGTCTCCGGCTGCCCGATCCTGTGGCCCATCCCCATCGGCCGCAAGCGCTGGTACCCCATCGGCCCGCCCAAGCCGATGCGGTTCCGTGCCGGGAGCTGGGTGGAGATAAAGGTCCTGATGCCCGCCTTCATGCTGCTGGGCGCCATCGGCGGACTGGGCGCCCTCAACTACATCTGA
- a CDS encoding acyl-CoA thioesterase II, which yields MTNPAERLVDLLDLERIEVNIFRGRSPQESLQRVFGGQVAGQALVAAGRTTDGDRPVHSLHAYFLRPGRPGVPIVYQVERVRDGRSFTTRRVVAVQEGRTIFNLTASFHKPEPGFEHQLPMRREVPGPEELPTVADEVREHLGELPEALERMARRVPFDIRYVDRLRWTPAEIEGAEPRSAVWMRAVGPLGDDPLVHTCALTYASDMTLLDAVRIPIEPLWGPRGFDMASLDHAMWFHRPFRADEWFLYDQESPIATGGRGLARGRIYDLEGRLLVSVVQEGLFRKLGG from the coding sequence ATGACCAACCCGGCCGAAAGACTCGTCGACCTGCTGGACCTGGAGCGGATCGAGGTGAACATCTTCCGGGGCCGCAGCCCGCAGGAGTCCCTCCAGCGGGTCTTCGGCGGGCAGGTGGCGGGCCAGGCTCTGGTGGCGGCCGGCCGGACCACGGACGGTGACCGGCCCGTGCACTCGCTGCACGCGTATTTCCTGCGCCCGGGCCGCCCCGGCGTGCCGATCGTGTACCAGGTCGAGCGGGTGCGTGACGGCCGTTCCTTCACCACGCGCCGGGTCGTCGCCGTCCAAGAGGGACGCACGATCTTCAATCTGACCGCCTCCTTCCACAAGCCCGAACCGGGCTTCGAACATCAGTTGCCGATGCGCCGTGAGGTGCCCGGCCCCGAGGAGCTGCCCACGGTCGCCGACGAGGTCCGCGAGCACCTCGGCGAGCTGCCCGAGGCCCTGGAGCGAATGGCTCGCAGGGTGCCCTTCGACATCCGCTATGTCGACCGGCTGCGCTGGACACCGGCGGAGATCGAGGGCGCCGAGCCGCGCAGCGCCGTATGGATGCGGGCAGTCGGGCCGCTGGGTGACGACCCGCTCGTCCACACGTGCGCGCTGACCTACGCCAGCGACATGACGCTCCTGGACGCCGTGCGCATCCCCATCGAGCCCCTGTGGGGTCCCCGGGGGTTCGACATGGCCTCCCTCGACCACGCGATGTGGTTCCACCGTCCGTTCCGCGCGGACGAGTGGTTCCTGTACGACCAGGAGTCACCGATCGCCACCGGCGGCCGGGGCCTGGCCCGCGGGCGTATCTACGACCTTGAGGGCAGGCTCCTGGTGTCGGTCGTCCAGGAGGGGCTGTTCCGGAAGCTGGGCGGCTGA
- a CDS encoding DEAD/DEAH box helicase, with the protein MTLIDHLPNDADPDALFEAFSTWAEQQGISLYPAQEEALIEVVSGANVILSTPTGSGKSLVAAGAHFTALAHDQVTFYTAPIKALVSEKFFDLCKLFGTENVGMLTGDASVNADAPVICCTAEVLASIALRDGKDADVGQVVMDEFHFYAEPDRGWAWQIPLLELPQAQFVLMSATLGDMSRFEEDLTRRTGRPTSVVRSATRPVPLSYEYRATPLTETLTELLETHQSPVYIVHFTQAAAVERAQALMSINMCSRAEKDKIAELIGNFRFTTKFGRNLSRYVRHGIGVHHAGMLPKYRRLVEKLAQAGLLKVICGTDTLGVGVNVPIRTVLFTALTKYDGTRVRTLRAREFHQIAGRAGRAGFDTAGFVVAQAPEHVVENEKALAKAGDDPKKRRKVVRKKAPEGFVNWNENTFQKLIASDPEPLTSRFRVTHAMLLSVIARPGNAFEAMRHLLEDNHEPRRNQLRHIRRAIAIYRSLLDGGIVERLEEPDAEGRIVRLTVDLQQDFALNQPLSTFALAAFDLLDPQSPSYALDMVSVVESTLDDPRQILAAQQNKAKGEAVAQMKADGVEYEERMERLMDVEYPKPLEELLSHAYNLYRKSHPWVGDHPLSPKSVIRDMYERAMTFTEFTSFYELARTEGIVLRYLASAYKALDHTVPDDLKSEDFQDIIAWLGEMVRQVDSSLLDEWEQLANPAEETAEEAAERADQVKPVTANARAFRVLVRNALFRRVELAALDKVEELGEMDAESGWDADAWGEAMDAYWEEYDELGTGPDARGPKLLQIQEDPEHGLWKVRQTFADPNGDHDWGISAEVDLAASDEEGRAVVRVTDVGQM; encoded by the coding sequence GTGACCCTCATCGATCATCTGCCGAACGACGCCGACCCCGATGCCCTCTTCGAAGCCTTTTCGACCTGGGCCGAGCAGCAGGGAATCTCGCTTTACCCTGCCCAGGAGGAGGCGCTGATCGAGGTGGTCTCGGGGGCGAACGTCATCCTGTCCACCCCCACCGGCTCGGGAAAGAGCCTGGTGGCGGCCGGTGCCCACTTCACGGCTCTGGCCCATGACCAGGTGACCTTCTACACCGCGCCCATCAAGGCGCTGGTGTCGGAGAAGTTCTTCGACCTGTGCAAACTCTTCGGCACCGAGAACGTCGGCATGCTCACCGGCGACGCCTCCGTCAACGCCGACGCGCCCGTCATCTGCTGCACCGCCGAGGTGCTGGCCTCGATAGCGTTGCGCGACGGCAAGGACGCCGACGTGGGACAGGTCGTCATGGACGAGTTCCATTTCTACGCCGAGCCCGACCGCGGCTGGGCCTGGCAGATCCCCCTGCTGGAACTGCCGCAGGCGCAGTTCGTGCTGATGTCGGCGACGCTCGGTGACATGTCGCGGTTCGAGGAGGACCTGACCCGCCGCACCGGCAGGCCGACCTCGGTCGTCCGCTCCGCGACCCGGCCCGTACCCCTGTCGTACGAATACCGGGCGACGCCGCTGACGGAGACCCTCACCGAACTGCTGGAGACCCACCAGTCGCCGGTCTACATCGTCCACTTCACCCAGGCCGCGGCCGTGGAGCGGGCGCAGGCTCTGATGAGCATCAATATGTGCTCGCGTGCCGAGAAGGACAAGATCGCGGAGCTGATCGGGAACTTCCGGTTCACGACGAAGTTCGGCCGTAACCTCTCCCGCTACGTCCGCCACGGCATCGGCGTGCACCACGCCGGGATGCTGCCCAAATACCGGCGATTGGTGGAGAAGCTCGCCCAGGCCGGTCTGCTGAAGGTCATCTGCGGTACGGACACCCTGGGCGTCGGAGTCAACGTCCCGATCCGTACCGTGCTGTTCACGGCGCTGACCAAGTACGACGGCACGCGTGTGCGTACCCTGCGGGCGCGGGAGTTCCACCAGATCGCGGGCCGCGCCGGGCGGGCCGGTTTCGACACCGCGGGCTTCGTCGTGGCGCAGGCGCCCGAGCACGTCGTGGAGAACGAGAAGGCGCTCGCCAAGGCGGGTGACGACCCGAAGAAGCGCCGCAAGGTGGTGCGCAAGAAGGCGCCCGAGGGGTTCGTCAACTGGAACGAGAACACCTTCCAGAAGCTCATCGCCTCCGATCCGGAGCCGCTGACCTCCCGCTTCCGCGTCACCCACGCGATGCTGCTGTCCGTGATCGCCCGGCCGGGCAACGCCTTCGAGGCGATGCGCCACCTGCTGGAGGACAACCACGAGCCGCGCCGTAACCAGCTCCGGCACATCCGGCGTGCCATCGCCATCTACCGCTCGCTGCTGGACGGCGGGATCGTGGAGCGCCTGGAGGAGCCGGACGCGGAGGGGCGGATCGTCCGGCTGACCGTCGACCTCCAGCAGGACTTCGCACTCAACCAGCCCCTGTCCACCTTCGCGCTGGCCGCCTTCGACCTGCTGGACCCCCAGTCCCCGTCCTACGCCCTGGACATGGTTTCGGTCGTGGAGTCCACCCTGGACGACCCGCGGCAGATCCTGGCGGCCCAGCAGAACAAGGCCAAGGGCGAGGCGGTCGCCCAGATGAAGGCCGACGGCGTCGAGTACGAGGAGCGCATGGAGCGCCTCATGGACGTCGAGTACCCCAAGCCGCTGGAAGAGCTGCTCAGCCACGCCTACAACCTGTACCGCAAGAGTCACCCGTGGGTCGGCGACCATCCGCTGTCGCCGAAGTCGGTCATCCGTGACATGTACGAGCGCGCCATGACCTTCACGGAGTTCACCTCCTTCTACGAGCTGGCGCGTACCGAGGGCATCGTGCTGCGCTACCTCGCCAGCGCCTACAAGGCCCTGGACCACACCGTGCCCGACGACCTGAAGTCCGAGGACTTCCAGGACATCATCGCCTGGCTGGGCGAGATGGTCCGCCAGGTCGACTCCAGCCTTCTGGACGAGTGGGAGCAACTGGCCAATCCGGCCGAGGAGACGGCGGAAGAGGCCGCCGAGCGGGCGGACCAGGTCAAGCCCGTCACCGCCAACGCGCGGGCGTTCAGGGTGCTCGTACGCAACGCGCTCTTCCGCCGGGTGGAGCTGGCCGCGCTGGACAAGGTCGAGGAGCTCGGCGAGATGGACGCCGAGTCCGGCTGGGACGCGGACGCCTGGGGCGAGGCGATGGACGCCTACTGGGAGGAGTACGACGAGCTGGGCACCGGTCCGGATGCGCGCGGCCCCAAACTGCTGCAGATTCAAGAGGACCCCGAGCACGGATTGTGGAAGGTGCGGCAGACTTTCGCCGACCCGAACGGCGATCATGACTGGGGCATCTCCGCGGAGGTGGACCTCGCGGCCTCCGACGAGGAGGGGCGCGCGGTCGTGCGCGTCACCGATGTGGGTCAGATGTGA
- a CDS encoding class I SAM-dependent methyltransferase codes for MNDALDDHPHEVREFFGSRADGWDARFPDDGPAYAAGVAAMGLREGDRVLDAGCGTGRALPALRAAVGARGTVLGADLTPEMLTVAVREGRQRGTGLLLTDVSRLPLRDACLDAVFAAGLLSHLAEPSAGLAELARCVRPGGRLALFHPIGRRALAARKGRQITPDDLRAERNLRPVLAESGWDLVSYVDEDARYLALAVRRGEDGAPYGQV; via the coding sequence ATGAACGACGCCCTCGACGATCACCCTCATGAGGTACGCGAGTTCTTCGGGTCACGGGCCGACGGCTGGGACGCCCGTTTCCCCGACGACGGGCCCGCCTACGCCGCGGGCGTGGCGGCGATGGGACTGCGCGAGGGCGATCGCGTCCTGGACGCGGGCTGTGGCACGGGCCGGGCGCTGCCCGCGCTGCGCGCCGCCGTCGGCGCGCGCGGCACGGTCCTGGGCGCGGACCTGACCCCCGAGATGCTCACGGTCGCCGTTCGGGAGGGGCGACAGCGCGGCACGGGGCTCCTGCTCACCGACGTGTCCCGGCTGCCGCTGCGGGACGCCTGCCTCGACGCCGTCTTCGCGGCCGGGCTGCTCTCCCATTTGGCGGAGCCCTCGGCCGGCCTCGCGGAGTTGGCCAGGTGTGTACGCCCCGGGGGCCGTCTCGCCCTTTTTCACCCCATCGGGCGACGGGCTCTTGCCGCGCGCAAGGGACGCCAGATCACTCCCGACGATCTGAGGGCGGAGCGGAACCTGCGGCCCGTGCTGGCGGAAAGCGGCTGGGACCTGGTCAGTTACGTGGATGAGGACGCCCGCTATCTCGCGCTCGCGGTGCGCCGGGGCGAGGACGGAGCCCCGTACGGACAGGTGTGA
- a CDS encoding ATP/GTP-binding protein, with the protein MVFGQMPNGARDTAEASRPSGADRALGAPDRQPGDAADHEPGLALKILVAGGFGVGKTTLVGAVGEIRPLRTEERLGAAGTSVDDTEGVEHKSTTTVAMDFGRITIRAGLSVHLFGTPGQDRFWFLWDDLADGALGAVVLADTRRLPDCFPAVDYFESRAVPFLVAVNCFAGARAYGADEVAQALDLDRGTPVVLCDARDRDSGKQVLIRLVEYAGRTHAARLLDSVG; encoded by the coding sequence ATGGTTTTCGGACAGATGCCCAATGGTGCGCGGGACACGGCCGAAGCCTCCCGGCCGTCCGGTGCGGACCGGGCCCTCGGTGCGCCGGACCGGCAGCCTGGGGACGCCGCGGACCACGAACCCGGGCTGGCCTTGAAGATCCTGGTCGCGGGGGGATTCGGGGTGGGCAAGACGACCCTGGTCGGGGCCGTCGGCGAGATCCGTCCGCTGCGTACGGAGGAGCGGCTCGGCGCGGCCGGGACGTCGGTGGACGACACCGAAGGGGTGGAGCACAAGAGCACCACCACCGTGGCGATGGACTTCGGGCGTATCACCATCAGGGCGGGGCTGTCGGTGCACCTCTTCGGAACGCCCGGGCAGGATCGTTTCTGGTTTCTGTGGGACGACTTGGCGGACGGCGCGCTGGGGGCCGTGGTGCTCGCCGACACGCGTCGGCTCCCGGACTGTTTCCCGGCGGTGGACTACTTCGAGAGCCGCGCCGTCCCGTTCCTGGTGGCCGTCAACTGCTTCGCCGGCGCGCGGGCGTACGGCGCGGACGAGGTCGCGCAGGCACTGGACCTGGACCGCGGCACACCGGTGGTGCTCTGTGACGCGCGGGACCGTGATTCCGGCAAGCAAGTACTGATACGGCTGGTGGAGTACGCCGGGCGGACACACGCCGCCCGGCTGCTGGACTCCGTCGGCTGA
- a CDS encoding Imm21 family immunity protein: MAASHDTDRFDPAGLVWVRSRGGPLIAVPESSVNAWGGCTEDGSVLGDADGRDDYDRACEVEDWAGVIAVGAGAVTALVLADEPARTCFLPEKLLFVRWLAADSEAELFTAAEAVLADPDTAWEDGGLWVTDGPAVLMDSAEAGAGLGVDHPDGGRPDQAPVQLPAGHWRVRAVHKSGEFPWVGLVQLVAEDGSC, encoded by the coding sequence ATGGCTGCTTCTCACGACACCGATCGCTTTGACCCTGCTGGGCTGGTGTGGGTCCGGTCGAGGGGCGGCCCCTTGATCGCCGTTCCTGAGTCCTCGGTGAACGCCTGGGGTGGTTGCACGGAGGACGGTTCCGTCCTCGGTGATGCCGATGGTCGTGATGACTACGACCGCGCCTGCGAGGTGGAGGACTGGGCCGGTGTGATCGCCGTGGGCGCGGGCGCCGTCACTGCGCTTGTCCTGGCCGATGAACCTGCAAGGACGTGCTTCCTGCCAGAGAAACTGCTGTTCGTGCGGTGGCTGGCTGCCGACTCCGAGGCCGAGTTGTTCACGGCAGCCGAAGCGGTCCTGGCCGATCCGGACACCGCTTGGGAGGACGGCGGACTGTGGGTCACCGATGGCCCGGCGGTGTTGATGGATTCGGCCGAAGCGGGCGCCGGTCTGGGAGTGGATCATCCCGACGGGGGCCGGCCGGACCAGGCTCCGGTACAGCTCCCGGCAGGCCACTGGAGGGTGCGTGCGGTCCATAAGAGCGGCGAGTTTCCATGGGTCGGCTTGGTGCAACTCGTCGCCGAGGACGGTAGCTGCTGA